From one Terriglobia bacterium genomic stretch:
- a CDS encoding GTP-binding protein, producing the protein MAKEKFDRSKPHVNVGTIGHIDHGKTTLTAAITKVLGKHNPNIKFR; encoded by the coding sequence ATGGCGAAAGAGAAATTTGACCGCAGCAAGCCGCACGTAAACGTTGGCACGATTGGTCACATCGATCATGGCAAGACGACGTTGACGGCGGCGATCACGAAGGTATTGGGCAAGCACAACCCGAACATCAAGTTCCG
- the fusA gene encoding elongation factor G, translating to MPRQVPLERCRNIGIMAHIDAGKTTTTERILFYTGRTHRIGEVHEGTATMDWMAQEQERGITITSAATTCVWRDIRINIIDTPGHVDFTAEVERSLRVLDGACAVFDAVHGVEPQSETVWRQADKYGVPRFCFINKMDKMGADFEHAIDTIKKRLNAKPVAIQIPIGQEDKFKGVVDLFQMKAIFWHDETMGAEYSVEDIPAELKKKAEQYHQLLVETIVENDDNDELMHKFIEGEEIAADDLKKSLRKSVIGLKLFPVICGTAFKNKGVQPLLDAVVDFLPSPLDVPPVTGINPDKPDQEVIRHSDDKEPFAALAFKIMTDPFVGQLTFIRVYSGHLKTGDSVLNSGRQKTERIGRLLKMHANKREEISEIYAGDICACVGLRNVTTGDTICNEDHPITLESIEFPAPVISVAVEPKTKSDQEKMGVALGKLAQEDPTFRVSTDPDSGQTIIAGMGELHLEIIIDRMMREFNVQANVGKPQVAYRETIRKHSEAEGKYIRQTGGSGQYGHVKIRIEPNEAGKGYEFINDIVGGTVPREYIKPVEQGIREAMEGGVLAGYEMVDVKATLYDGSYHEVDSNEMAFKIAASMAFKEAARRASPVLLEPVMSVEVVVPEEFMGTIIGDLNSRRGRIEGIEHRAGSQVIKAMVPLAEMFGYATNMRSSTQGRATYSMHFAHYEEAPRSVAEEIVAKVQGKK from the coding sequence TTGCCAAGACAGGTCCCATTAGAGCGTTGCAGGAATATCGGCATCATGGCGCACATCGATGCCGGTAAGACTACGACTACCGAGCGCATTCTGTTCTACACCGGCCGCACGCATCGCATTGGCGAAGTGCACGAAGGCACGGCGACGATGGACTGGATGGCGCAGGAGCAGGAGCGCGGCATTACGATTACGTCGGCCGCGACTACCTGCGTTTGGCGCGACATTCGCATCAACATCATCGATACGCCGGGTCACGTCGACTTCACCGCCGAGGTGGAACGGTCGCTGCGCGTGCTGGACGGCGCGTGCGCGGTGTTCGACGCCGTGCATGGCGTCGAACCGCAGTCTGAAACCGTGTGGCGGCAGGCCGATAAATACGGTGTTCCGCGTTTCTGTTTTATCAACAAGATGGACAAGATGGGCGCCGATTTCGAGCACGCCATCGATACCATCAAGAAGCGCCTCAACGCCAAGCCCGTCGCGATCCAGATCCCCATAGGCCAGGAAGACAAGTTCAAGGGCGTCGTCGATCTGTTCCAGATGAAAGCAATTTTCTGGCACGACGAAACCATGGGCGCGGAATATTCGGTGGAAGATATTCCAGCCGAACTGAAGAAGAAGGCTGAGCAGTATCACCAGTTGCTGGTGGAAACGATCGTCGAGAACGATGACAACGATGAGCTGATGCATAAGTTCATCGAGGGCGAAGAGATTGCCGCCGACGATTTGAAGAAGTCGCTGCGAAAGAGCGTGATCGGCCTGAAGCTGTTCCCGGTCATCTGCGGCACAGCCTTCAAGAATAAAGGTGTTCAGCCTCTCCTCGATGCAGTTGTCGATTTTCTCCCTTCACCGCTGGATGTTCCGCCGGTGACAGGTATCAACCCCGATAAGCCGGACCAGGAAGTGATTCGTCACTCGGACGACAAGGAACCGTTCGCGGCACTTGCGTTCAAGATCATGACCGATCCTTTCGTCGGCCAGTTGACGTTCATTCGCGTTTACTCGGGGCACCTGAAGACCGGCGACAGCGTGCTGAACTCAGGCAGGCAGAAGACCGAACGTATCGGCCGCCTGCTGAAGATGCACGCCAACAAGCGCGAAGAGATCAGCGAAATCTACGCCGGCGACATCTGCGCCTGCGTCGGACTGCGCAACGTCACGACCGGCGACACGATCTGCAACGAAGATCACCCGATCACTCTCGAGTCGATCGAGTTCCCGGCACCGGTGATTTCGGTCGCCGTAGAGCCGAAGACGAAGAGCGACCAGGAGAAGATGGGCGTCGCGCTCGGCAAACTGGCGCAGGAAGACCCGACGTTCCGCGTGAGCACGGACCCCGACAGCGGCCAGACGATCATCGCCGGAATGGGCGAGCTTCACCTCGAAATCATCATCGATCGCATGATGCGCGAGTTCAACGTCCAGGCGAACGTTGGCAAGCCGCAGGTGGCGTATCGCGAGACGATTCGCAAGCACTCGGAAGCGGAAGGGAAGTACATCCGGCAGACCGGTGGTTCGGGCCAGTACGGACACGTGAAGATCCGCATCGAGCCGAACGAAGCCGGTAAGGGCTACGAGTTCATCAACGACATTGTTGGCGGAACGGTGCCGAGGGAATACATCAAGCCGGTGGAGCAGGGCATTCGTGAAGCGATGGAAGGCGGAGTCCTGGCCGGCTACGAGATGGTCGACGTGAAAGCGACGCTGTACGACGGCAGCTATCACGAAGTCGACTCGAACGAAATGGCCTTCAAGATCGCCGCATCGATGGCGTTCAAGGAGGCAGCCCGCAGGGCCAGCCCGGTGCTGCTGGAACCGGTGATGTCGGTCGAAGTGGTTGTCCCCGAAGAATTCATGGGCACGATCATCGGCGACCTGAACAGCCGCCGCGGCCGCATTGAGGGCATCGAGCATCGCGCCGGATCGCAGGTGATCAAGGCGATGGTGCCGCTCGCGGAGATGTTCGGCTACGCAACCAATATGCGGTCCAGCACGCAGGGCCGCGCGACCTACTCCATGCACTTTGCGCACTACGAAGAAGCTCCGCGGTCTGTGGCCGAGGAGATCGTGGCGAAGGTGCAGGGCAAAAAGTAA